CTATTTCTGATTTATAATGTGTCATGTGAAAAacgtatttaaaaaaaaaacaaaaaaacacaacaacaacaacggaATCATATGAAATACATTACATGTTACATTTCCACCTCTTAGTGTCTTTGTGTCCATTTCCTCGTGTCAGGAGAGCCGATGCAGCGGTGCTAGCCTCCTGGTTAGTAAAACTAACATTTTTCAAGTCTCAGTTTCAGGCAATTCCAGGTCACTTCAATACAAAGGTCAAAATTGAGGCTTGGCGTCAGAGTTCAACGATTACAGATCTGCCCCGTCCTCATCATTTTGGTCTCCAGTAACCACACTTGTATTAATTAATCAGGGTCAAGTTGGAATGAAGTCTTTTAAAACACCGGCCTGCTCTAACATAACACGTATTTGCAAACATtgaacatttcaacattttcaaattCTGAGATCATAGAACAGTTCAAAATCAATAACTTTATCAAATGTTTTAAACCGATATCAGGAAGATACTTTAGGTCCAGTTTCAGCAAAGCAGTCCAGATAGCGGCTGTGTACACCAACAGATTGATTTcaaaagaggaggagggagcgCACCTCCGTGGATTATATTGGCTTGTACAGAAGAGTGGTCACGTACTTTTTCTTGTATCGGTGTGTTGCACTGAGAACCATCACCCCgtcctttaaaaacaaacaaagcaaccCACAATCACATGATGGCATGACATTTTGACACAGCACCGTGAGAACTGACAATCACAATCTGAACTACAGCATTAAcaatttggggggaaaaaaaaaaaaaaaaaaaaaaaaaaaaaaaatctattcaatTTGTTACCTTGATGGAGAGGGCATACAGGTGATTTAGCATCACATGGTTAGGCTCTGGAAGCAGAGTCGGGTCACACTGTGGAAAATTCACAGCAGGATGAATCAAACGTAAAATTAAACATATGcatataaataattatataattaaaTGTATATAACAGCTTCAAGCCTGTACTTACAGAAATACCAGTGTCCTTGTTGAGCAGCACTTGCAGCAGGTGGGGAGGTAAGAAAGGAGGATGTTTGAGCTTGTCATCTGGCTTGGTTACATATGCGTCCTGTAGGTAGGGGCCAGGAGGAGAACTGGACAAGTCTGGGAAAGAGTGatcaaatgcaaataaataacttCGCCTTAATAAAGCTTTACAGAGAGATACAGCAGACAGAATTATTCAAGGACCCTTTGTGAACAAAtgccagtgaaaaaaaaaacaaacaaaaaaaaaaaaaacaatatgcaATATTGAAATAAAAACCAGACTCCTCCAAAATGTTGCAGCTGCAGTCTGCATATTTTTGGACACCGACACTACTTAAGTTATTTTACCTGTTTCAGCGCATGTAGACCATCATTTTCTGGGACAATCGATTCAAAGGCTTTTCCATCAATAATCTTTATTAAATCAGGCAGCTATAAAGTTTGGACTCGATTCCAATTATTCATCTACAGTCAGCAGCCACATTATTAGGTAAAAACTGCCAGTACCCCTGTTGCCTTCATAATTGCTGTAATTCTTTGCTGCATAGACTCAACAAGGTGCcgaaacattcctcagattttggtccacatTGATATGACATCATCACAGTTGCTGTAGATTTGACAGCTGCACACCCATGATATGAATTCTTGTGTTGCACCACATCCCAAAGTGCTCTTTGGATTGACAATGGCCATTTGAGAGCAGTGAACCAACTGTAATGttaaaaaactaacaaaccaaaaccagtttgagataatCTGAGTCATCTCAAACATCAGCAATATTCAGGGTAGACTGGTGTTGCTCACTTTAATACACcatcagcagcctgaactgaTACAAGGATTATGTTGTTTACATAATGGGGAGCCCACAGAAATTatagcttcagtttcctgttcttagctcggtgtggtcttctgctgctgtagtccatctgcttcaaggttcgaTGTGTTGTGTATTCAGAGATGTTCTGCTGTATACCTTAATTGTAACGAGGTGTTCGTGAGTTTGTACTGTCCTCCTGTCAGCTTCAAGGAGTCTGGCCATTGTCCTCTGACTTCACATCAATAAGgcattttctcccagagaaaagccgctcactggatattttctttccccccccccccactccgTTAGCTAGAGACGCTAGAGATGGTTTTGTGGGggaaaaatcccagcagatcagccatttctaaaatactcagaccagtctGCAGCACAACCACGccaaagtcacttaaaaatcacttttattCTCCATTCTGCATTTTTGTTTGAACTTCAGCTTCATGCCTAAATGTACCATGTTGTTACCATGTGAttgatatttgtgttaacaacAGGCTGAATGGGTGTACCTAACAAGCTGGCTGCTAAGGGTACAATCATCAAAGCAATAATCAGCCAAATATCCAAAATTGTGAGCATACAAAGCAATATGGCCTAAGTCTGAACATGCTTTGGAGTTACAGAACCACACCAAGTTTTTGAGTTACAAATTAATAAGTTTCTGTACCTGAGACGTCAGCCGAGTCCTGAGAGTCAATCCTGAGGGCATCAAAGACTTCAAAGTCTGTTCTTTTCACCTGTATGACATTATTGACCGTTCCAGTTTTAGACGTTACCACGGCCTGGGTGAGAGCataaaaaattacaattttttaaaaaggtaatgtAATGATACACACTTCCAAGTGTAAACCACTAATAAGAGTAAACTAGTGACCCTAAAATGTAAAACCTCCACTCACCCCAGCCGGATCCAAGATCCACTGACCATCCACACAAAACTTGTATTGGTGCTCTCCCTCAGGCAAGTCCACAATAGCCACAAAGTTATTCCGACTGGGTTTGAGAAACAACCGCTTGTTACTTTTTAATAAGTTTAAATAGTGAAGCATCTCTGAGGCTGCTTTCCCCTGACTCAAACTACCTTTTGTTGAGTGGGATCTTGGTAGACCAGTTGTTAAAAGAGCCAGACACAAAGACGTCTTTCGCTGCGCCCGCCCACCTGAACACAGTCGGTCTGGCCTGTGCTAGATTTTTAGCGTCACTCTCCAGGTCCTGCTGCCAGGCCAGAAACTCCTGTAATTCCTGTGGAGACTGAGAAGCATGATATCACTGCATTACTGCCATGTTAGCAAGAGCACCTGCAGTCTTTCTCCAGACTGAATGgcaaacttagaaaaacacgaAAGGATACAGAAAAGTGCTTTTTGTATGTGTAACCTCTTAAACATATCTTTAGCTTATGATATGTTCTTTGATGTTACCCTCCAATCAGATACAAAAAGTAAAGACTTAATTTAACTTAATCAGGAATTTGAGATAGGTCAGATAAAACAAACTGTTGGACAAATCTTTGTTTTAACATTTGACTTATGTACACATCACTAACAGAATATATAGCCTTCCTTGCATCCATTACACACAGTTTGCACATTCTGAACagaccatattttactgttttgaCACATTACTGACACTTTGCACCAACTATTTTACAAGACGTTAAGCTCTTTGGATTTATCTCCCTCCTCCGAGGTAGTGTCAACATGTTGCCTCAGCATTAATTAAACTGGTTATCCTGCCTCTTGTTTTCCATTACACTGCACTCTGATCAGTCGTAAAAATAAAACCTTCTGGTTAATAATTCTAGTTTAGGCCCCTCTTTTACTGCCAATatctgcaaaaaaataaaatccacgTGAATGCCAAGACCCAGTGTTTCCTAGGAGAACTTGGCATTGCAATCAGGTGATCAGTGTTATTCGCATCACCTGTTAGTGGTTGTATTGTGGTGGATAATCAGTGTAACTGTGCACTGCACAAAGATGGCACCATTTTGGGTACCAGACTGCTTTTAGAAAACTGCTTAAAGGCTTTGTGGTTGGCTGTTTAATACTTGACATTTGTATTCCAAATCACTTTTCAAAAAACTGCAAAGAATCTTTGTTTCATagggaaaataaaaacactctAAACCATAAAAGGTTTAAGAATGATGTTTATGATCTGAATATTTACcatttaacatgaaatttccccttgtgggactaataaagctatatcaatcaatcaatttcaTACATATCAGTGTAAaaaccatatatatataaaagaggtattgattcaattttatttatatagcgtcaattcacaacaacagttacctgTTACAAGGTGCTTTATATCATCAGGTAAGGACCATACAATAAAGAGAATATCCCAGCAATCACACAATCCTGCTCTGAGCGAGCACTTGGTGACataactcccttttaacaggaagaagcctcaaACGGAAGAGCCAGGTTCAGGGACTGGCCGCCATCCACGGCGACCAGTTGTGGTTGGGGGGAAATTGATTAATTGTACAACAATTGGTACCAACTCATTTAACAACAAATTTACGTCCAAAAGCCTGCATGGCGCTTGCTATCCAGTGCAATGGGACAGAACAGAAAGTTTTATTTAAGAGTTCATGGTGTAAACTTGCTCTAATACCTTTTGATCCTCTCTCTGGTAAAGGTCTGCATCATCTGCGCTGTCCATCATGATGTTAGAACGAGCCTCCTTCCCTCCATGATGTCCCTCTCTGTATGACCTCTCACCATGACTTCCACTGGATCggtcactgctgctgttccccATCCTGATGGCTTCACACACTGCAAGAGACAACGCATCAAGTCAGCAGAGTATACCGGGAGCCCCGCAGTGGTCCCTACAATGACCACCAGGGGCCCTTCGCGATACAATTCACATATCCACTaataacaacagcagcaacaatgaTTGCTGGACTCTAGCCAGCTAACAACTACAAATAACCCACCAAAAAACCTCCCAGTGGCGCCTCGGCTTGCTGCAGGCAAGATGAGCACCTTGGTCGGGGTGTTTTTATTCTTGTGTCCTTATCGTTGCTTTTTCCGTCTCCTGAAAGTTTTCCTCTGCCTGAAAACACCAGAGCCGAGCGGCGTCCTCAGTCCCCGCGGACTAATACAAAACAGCAGTCAAGTTTTCTCCtggcctttctttctttcgttTTTTACCTTCCGCTGCccttattttagttttattccgTCTTAATCAGCCGTACTCTGATGACTTTCGCCGTTTAGCAGAAACTTCAGCGTCTGGCGTTGAAGGCCTGCTGAAAACACACCTCTTCCGCCTCCTGTGCTCGTTTTAAAAAGACAGTTTAACTGTTTGCTGCCCTGTCGTCACTGACCCGACCTTCTCGTTTACTGCGGCGGACTCATTAAACATCTTTTTATAGGTCGTGTCCCACCATGGGCGCGTTGAAAACAGGCTACTAATTCCAATACACAGCTGCAGGTGTAAACGTGAAGCTAGCTTTAGGCTTCTAATATGAAATCATTGAAATGCCCAAAGAAAAGGAGACTTGGACGTTATCATCCGCATTCAAGTACGATTTTTTTGGAAACATATAGTCACAGTTTTTAAGGTTTTAAAGGTTTTCGAATGCATTTAgaagaaaatgcacaacatagTGTATGTACTAAAACTTTGAATTTTTTTGGACTCAAACTATATGTGCCTATTTCCACTTTTCTGCATGTTTTATcgtcagttcagttttatttatatagtgccaaacagtcacctcaaggtgctttatatcaGAAACTAATACGGAGAAATCCAAAACCATAAAAAAAAACTCTattagcaagcacttggtgacagtggggagaaaaaaacgCTTTaatcaggaagaaacctccagcagggaGGGGCAGAGATCTGCCATGGCCGGTTGAGGGGAACGGGACggaaacaggacaaaagacacactgtgggagagattaataataaatattgattAATTGCGGAGTCTATAAACACAGAGCTTGAAAAGAGCTGAGTGAAGATTAAATACTCAGTACATCATGGGATGTACCGAGCAGCCTTGGGCAATTGCAACGTAACTGAGAGGGTTCagagtcacctgatccagtcctaactctaaactttatcaaaaaggaaagttttaagccaatcttaaaagtagagagggtgtttGTCTCCTGAATGCAAAGTGGGAGCTGATTCCACAGAACAGGAGGCTggaaactgaaggctctgcctcccagtctacttttaaatacccatAGGAGCCACAGGTAAGCCCACAGTCTTAGAGCAAACTGTTCTTTTGGAGTGATACAGTAAAGATGGGTTCTAATTATTCAATACGTTATATGTGGCGAAAAggatttaaaatttaattctGGATTTAGTTATACAGGAAAAAAGTTGTAAATAGAGTTGTTAATTTGCATGTTTATAACTGCTAGCAGCCTGCCAGGGACTGgagattaaaattatttataTGGTTAAATATGGATTTTTAAATGATGGATCTAAGTGCTCATGTTAATTAATATGCATTATCCCtgctaaataaaataattatcgCCTGT
This region of Pelmatolapia mariae isolate MD_Pm_ZW linkage group LG12, Pm_UMD_F_2, whole genome shotgun sequence genomic DNA includes:
- the prkab1b gene encoding 5'-AMP-activated protein kinase subunit beta-1b, which produces MGNSSSDRSSGSHGERSYREGHHGGKEARSNIMMDSADDADLYQREDQKSPQELQEFLAWQQDLESDAKNLAQARPTVFRWAGAAKDVFVSGSFNNWSTKIPLNKSRNNFVAIVDLPEGEHQYKFCVDGQWILDPAGAVVTSKTGTVNNVIQVKRTDFEVFDALRIDSQDSADVSDLSSSPPGPYLQDAYVTKPDDKLKHPPFLPPHLLQVLLNKDTGISCDPTLLPEPNHVMLNHLYALSIKDGVMVLSATHRYKKKYVTTLLYKPI